In the genome of Amphiura filiformis chromosome 11, Afil_fr2py, whole genome shotgun sequence, the window acctcagatgaccctgggtgaccttaaaatggccttccaaaaatttgactgtaaatgtttattgtacccaccaagtttcatgcccatacgacagttttaagttatttgacctcagatgacccgtgggtgaccttggatgaccccaaaatgaccatcaaaaaatttggttctaaatgtttacagtacccaccatgGTTCATGCCCATGTTTACAGTACTCATGCCCATAtgacggtttttgctaatttgacctcagatgacccctagatgacattgggtgaccttgacccactaaccacacctactggaatttgaagaccgccaatgaccatccctccaccaaattgcatcactatacatCTTACCAGTTGGCCCATAtgacggtttttgctaatttgacctcagatgacccctagatgaccttgagtgaccttgaaccactaaccaaacctactggaatgtGAAGACCgtcaatgaccatccctccaccaaattgcatcactttacatcttaccagttctgagaaattggacccgcaagctcggacggacggacggacagatggacggatggatggatggatggatggacggacggacaaccaggaaacataatacctccggtggaggcataaggaGGCATAAAAACAAATTGTCCTAAAATATAGCTGGCagttttttcaattatttcaactgtaataacaaagtaatacattcattattattatcgcCTCGGTATTCCATTTTTTCCTTACAGAATGGCATCTTCTGAGGAACTGCAGTATTTTGATATTGAGTTCCATGAGACTTTAGGCCAAGGCGGCTTTGGCAAGGTATCTCGTGTGACCTTCAAAAAACCTTACAAGGGCTATACAGAGGCTGTTGCAAAGAATGTAGTTGACTCTAACCTTCAAGAGTACGAGATCTTATGCAAGCTTAATCACCCCAATATTATAAAAGTCCTCGGAAAGCTGACAAATGGACCAATCAATCTGATATTCTTTGAGTATGCCATTTTTGGTTCTCTTCATGATTACCTCATGCAAGACCCCTCAGCTCCTACTCCGGAAGATTTACTCAGAAAATGGGCAAAAGAATCAGCTCTGGCTCTTCAGTACCTTCACAACCGGGAGATTCTGCACAGGGACCTGAATGTGAAGAATTGCCTATTGTTTGATGAAGCCCTTCTCCTAAAATTGACCGACTTTGGACTCTCTTGTGAAATCAACCACTCCCAAACCATATCCAATATAATGGGCACCGCACCATATCTTGCTCCAGAAATACGTAATGGACATCAAGGTGCTGTTTACTCGATTTACAGTGATATCTACACATATGGGATGCTTCTGTTGGAAATTTGCACAAAGCAGTCACCATTTGCAGGTCTGAATCAACAGCAAATCACAGCTGCTCTTGGCTCTACCTTTGGCTACAAACCACGCATACCTGAAGAATGCCCTGGAGACTTGAAAGATCTCATACTAGAATGCTTGAATCAAATGAAAGAAGAAAGACCAACTATCAAAGAAGGTGAGTGACAcagtcaaggggaatgagtcagatgtcgctaatattgattttgagatattagcaaagaaagtgttaaaattcttttgttttatactgttttcattgattgataaatttacgtaacttcgcaaagaaaagttgtatcaaagttgtatcaacatggggttgtcagtttctgaaagctctaaattcCTTTTTAGAAATatctgtaaaactcatttttgaccagggtcgacatatgactcattccccttgatcatgtcacattcgataaaaaagaaaaatgctatgctttttttttattGAGAAAATGAGCTAAAAGTCCTATGCGATATTGTTTTTTACATTCAAGGCACAATGTATATATGTAGTTTGTGATTTTCTTGCTGGTACCATCAATTAAAGTAGATGACAGATCTTTTAAAGTTACCCCTCCCCGCACTTATGTAAAGTCCAGTTTCGGAGTAAACCGGCTCCTTTTTTTTCAACTCTTAAAATCAtggcgaaatgtgtacaaaaaacaacaacaaccaaactaCAAAATAAGACAAAATTAGATCGCGATACAATATCAAAACATGATTTTGCTGTCAAAAAAGCTTGTCACCCTGTTGCGATAGTCTCTAGTCGTAACTAACACAGTCTCAAACATGTGGTCCATAGCAATTTTAGGGACAGTGCAAAGTTGCAATTCCGGCAACGAGCTGTATGTGCGATGTATTTGATAAAACTTGATGAAACAAAAAAGGGGCGAGTGTAGGGTGAGTCAACGAGCCAATGTTGTGGCTGAGACAGACTTTCTTTTTTTGATCAATGTACATTactaattttgacaaaacttcagggtgtcctcctcagcaaattttacatacagtattgtttgtaataaatgccccGGGGGCGTAGAATTTTTCCAAAAGGGATGCGTTTATTGAAgttgaattgtcagtgaaaaaaacttaGGTTAAATTTCCGATGGTGCGCCTGTAGaaaggaggaatttacggctatACTAAAATAGTATTATGGCGACGCCcatagaaaatatcatttttgtggtaaatacatcaaaattatacctgtaagtgcatcatcaagtaagaagtgaaattctaccataattaggcaatggaatggatggaagtatatgtcataataggttttgtacATGCAATATAGCgatgcatttttgtcaatttttcacagaaaaattggagggggagggcgtttattagagggggagtgtttattacaaacaatacggtaaccATATAAACCTTatccatttgaaaaaaagaaaatagaCCAATCCAATGAAAACAATCATTTTCACATAATTTGACCATCTCTGTATGTATGTTTCTACTTATTACAGTATTACTCATCACTGACCCAATCCCTAAACCTCCGAACTGTGAAGATGATGATGACCTGGTACTAGAGAAAGTGGTGGTTCCTCAACAAAACGGACGTGATATACATCTTCACAAAATGGCCTGTTTCCCTAATGGGGATATATTCGCGGAACACGAAGGAATCTGGAGTATCATCAGCCTGAAAGGACGCATAAAACAAGTACTGAACAAGTCCACAGAAGAAAACCAAGGGGAGACTACAGAAGGAGCCTCACAAAGCAAGAAGGTAAGCATTTTCAAccttatatgattttttttaatcactgatttataaatcagtgattaaaaatTGAATCAACTTCttcagtttttaccatttttgatcaatttaagttaatttctttcttgaattgactgttttgcttcatttgtaatgcttctacaccttttggatacaattaaatacctctatgatgtcattttatctattgctaaaaataattttcaaggtgcagaattcaacaggttttttctaatgattttaccaaatgttttctttgaaattttcacatgtgaaaacatgttttgatttttgtaaatacctgataggattgtgcatatgtctagcattccactggtataCCAATGTTGTTGGTCTGGATATACTTGTTGGTCTAGGAATGTACCCAAGGGTAatgagggaaaaaaaaaaaaaaaaagaccagggTTAACATTTTAGCATACACATACACAAGGCGAACACACCCTTGTGCGTGTTCACCGACAACCGTGGACATTGTGTATTACTATCCAACCGCGGAAGTGTCTATGGTGTTTTCATCGCCTagccgtggactaaaatggcggatttttttgcGTATGATACAAATCAGAATTTTACCCATCAACTGCTGACTGTATTTTTTGCATGTATGGTCTGCAGTTTCGAGCAAGTATCGCTTAAATGCATTTAGCATTCATTTGCGGTCTATTGCAGCAGTTTGAAACCGTGGACGGTCCTCGGTTGTAGGAATGTCCATCGTGGAAGGTGAACACATGCGCACCCACACATGGTGAACAGAGTCCATTTCATAGTCCCCATTTCTACTCAAAATTCGTCAAGGGTGACAGTTATGCTTCTTGTAGAAATGTAAAAAATTGTTTATCTAATTGTTTCAGGTAAAACTCACCAACCAAGAAGATGCAAACCAAGAAAGCCCTGAAAAGGAAACTACAAGAGGATGTGTAAGTTATGCAGCTATAACACATGACGGACATATCATTGTAAACAAGGACTCACAAAGTAAAAAGGTATCTGTTTTCAAGAAAGAAGGGGCATTTGTAAGTAGTTTCTTAACCGGCCCAGCAGACATGAATATACACTCAATCATAATGGGTATCGCAATTGATAAGGCAGGTAAAATCTTGATTGGTGACAAAGAGAGACAAATAATCACCATTCACGATTGTCCCTCAGGTCAACTGATCGATACCATTTCCACAAAGGCTAACCCTATTGGATATGGCACAGTATTTGCTGTCAATAGCAAGGATCAGATTCTATATCCTACTTCTCTAGCCAGAAAAGGGTGGCCACTCATGGTGATAGATCGTTCAGGGAATGAAGTCCTCCAGATCATACCTAGGATAGGTCGGTTCAAAGTAGAACTCACAGGCATAGCTTGTGATGACAAGGATAACATATTTCTTGGGATATGGCCTGATATGAGGGGAATTCGCCGTCCATTTAAAATACGTCCAACAGATTGTCATATCCATAATTATGGAAGCAATGGTGCTTTTCTTCGATGCATACACAACACAATGCATTATCCTAGAGATTTATCCATCCTTAGCAACGGGATGTTGGTAGCTAATTGCCAATTCTCATTTTGGGTCTTCTCTGCTAGGAAGGACAATGACGATTTGGCAAGTGAGCATAGTGTACCTCATATAAAACCTGAGGCAAGTGACCCTGCTGCTTGGTGGAATGAAATATCTAGCCATGCCATTTCCCAACAGGCCCAACAGCCCTCTAGATTTGGCAACCCCTCTACCAGCTACCAGAGACCCAGGTATCCAGTCAATCAAACCTATTTTGGCAACCAATTTCGAAGCTTTGGTGGATCTAATCTTGGATTTACCTATGGTGGATCTACCTACGGTGGTCCTCCTTATTTCTGAGGTTTACAGTGCACAATCTTTGATTTGGGAGGCTCTCTGATCCACTTTGTATATAAAGTATGGCAAACTGTTTACAGTATTCACTTCTGGTGCACAAGGTCCTAGGTTCAATTCCCAGCAGTGGCAGCTTTAATTTAATTGGCAATATCTGTAGATTACATTCAGACTTCCTCTCTCCCCTTAGAATttggtaaatgaaccatgagagtacTGTCTTCCTTCAGTGGGGACATGTCCCATGTATAGAGAGTCATACCTATACATTGTGTAAAGATGTTGTCAATTGACATCATGCCAGTGTGCATATCTTTTTATAGCGAACATTGTACTGTGAATTTCACAGCCGTGAAGTGTGCAGTAATGATTTGCGAATCGGTGTGACAACATCACAGGTCtacccacaaaggcttatgggatttattaAAAAGGTTAATTAGAATAGCTTTTTTTGGTACTCTTCTGGTGAAGTAGTAAATGAAATCAAAGTTATTTGTGGATTTGATACAGGGACTTTGCAACTCATCATATTCACGTAGAAGTAGTTGGTCACAAATAATTTATGGCAGGGGGTACATGTCTGAGGATCCTCGACAGCTTGTTTAGTTGTAGCATCAAATTTTAAGCCCAAAGTGGTTGAAAATAGTTGAAAGCAATTAATGTGTGTCAGACCCATCCCTGTTATGTGTAAATTTGAGATTGCAAAAGTAGACATTGAATCAATGTTGTactaatattgaaataattatctTTGAAAATGTTGTGTTATTAACCGTACTAAACATCTATAGATGTTTAGTACATGATACATATGATCATATGATCCCATAATGGTGGCCTTAATATAGATTATGATGTATAGCGTTGTTAACCTTTGGCTTACTTCCAAAATCAGTTGACTAAGTGTAAAGAGCTAGAACTGAATTTTATCTCCTATAATGTAGCTCCAATGCATTTCTATAAAGTATACTGGATCTTAGTGACTATGTTAGATAACCCTATTATATTACTTAAGGACTCTAATTGATTTAATTATTGATTTGGTTTCAAGTCTTGGTAATTTGCTTCATTGACCCTAACACGGCCCATGGTTTTTTGCTATCAGtagggaaagaaggaatgaaaaaggagaCAAGATGAACAAGGAAgtcacatatggtcattttcacagtaaagggtgtaacttttgatttttagggtcaaaatttcaaaccacttaaatatgtttctgtttactgtaatcatgcatagaagcaacttaaattccagtaacataatgtttcaaggcttaaatcttttgatttctaataaaaaattggacatttccataacattttggttaaaatctaagaaaaaatgtattttacataagctcagaaaattatgacatgaaagctggaatacatgtgaaatcccattccaaagtaagtcaacagatataagttaaattttataccatgttttgctatgtttgtaattgcaattttgaaaatttttaacatcaagggtcatttgcaatggaaatttcccaaccttaaacatattttttaagttttaattgggttcctaaaataatttgaatgtctaacttcatgtacaaatacttcttgatgaaaggaacctcccagccaagtttcacagaaattgaagttattttttagaattggcaattcaagcgatttgtgtttcggaggcttcagttaacaacacaggtgatcataaaagtaaaatattgatatatatctccatgatttaaaaacaagtgacttgaggatctactttgctacattttgataaatagattggatgagctcttttatttatatttgcccaagcttgctgaacagtttgttttggAGGCTtccaaaaagttaacggaaaaacggctctttgaagtcaagattttataaaatttttaaaagcttgcaaatcgactaatttttgttacccatttcaagttaagatatcaactgttatgaatcaagaagaaatgaagaaataaccaagaattatgaaccaaagctatacccacaaagtttgttaacaattgttaacggaaaatgaagcctcgaaacgacaaatctcaagtccggttctcaaaaatacagggctgttcacaattaaatctaatgtggcagtgtttactgaacatatgaccgcgtactttcaggataagaaaaattatccatgaactaactgaagaaaacacagggttttacaaaaatgttactgtttttatagtttttcaaaatggcaatattaggtacatttaagcctgctaaaactgaacgcagtaactcccgaagatgattatgctacccaaggtagctgcttactagatgacttatgttgccaaaaatcatggaattctgtggctttatgagaacactacggatcaaaatgttaaaaatccaaagttacaccctttaccgtgaaaatgaccatatactatGATTGGTTGTATAAGTATGTGTATACCAACTGTTGACTCAAATTCAATATCATTTGTCCAGTGTAAATAAagcattattttcaattttatctaGCTTCCTTCCGAAGTACATGTATGACTTGTGTAGGTTCAAGTATTGTCAGCTATCAAGTTTGTGTAAATATTGAGTTACTGCTCCACATGGTACAAGCAATGtttttttaattctgtattttgtatgtttaatgctatttctctctaataaatgcccccaccactgtTTCAACCAAACTTCCATAAATGCTGGTAATACCATACAGTCACCCAATATGTCATCTGCATTTTCGAACAAGCAATTGCTGGCTTGAAGGTTTAAAACTCGCAAATTCATTGACATCTAAACCAGTAACCTGCCATATTGTAGTGGCAAAACATTTCACCtgtacttagagaataaaggtattgtttttagctgctggagtgcatctatcgtctcacatAACATGGGCAAcaccattattttaagtaaaacagcgTGGTTCAcacgcgctaaagtgtgtgatatttggtcatatcacatgggtaagaactaataagattgcaggaacattctcaagtgtttaagaatcatcagttaacatcaaaaacaaaccatTTACCTCAAGTTTCACAGCGTGTCTATTAATTGTTATTATTGTGAAAATCATTTGTGTGCACCACAGTTGACAGCTCAACATGGTACTagcaatgtttttttaaatgggaATAAAAATTGGGTAAAAAAATACCTGTAATAAATGCCCCATTTGGGAAAACGCAACACCCAAGGGCATTTAATAGAGGAAATACTGAAgtttcatacatactcacgatataacgacgtttctgattggatttgcgcccttttttgctggtcataaataccgtttatgaccagtacgcagagcataaacaagctgcgtcacgcagcgttggaacctaattaacacgatccacgatttgctagtgttgcgtacacgcgcatgtcaccgtgCCCATATTACGCgcagcgcaaaagatgacgcgtatcacgcgttgactcccggctgACGCGTTGActtcatgagccgagctgcttcctgcaagtaggcctactcattttcttccaatttatgaaggaaaatggtctggaaatgttatttaaacttgtaaatccttattattttcatctgtattgaattgctaagaatgttgggtatgtatgaacggggttcattcataggatttcgggcatgatcgctgtttatgccctcaatcctatgaatgaacccctaattcatttgAACAATAATCTATTTTTATCACATCAAATTGCAATGTGTATAAACTTGATTTCGAACTTGATGGTAACACTGACAAGGTAAACCAATTATTGAGGCATTTTGTAGTTTTCTACAAATTGAATATGTATAACTAGCAATATATTAATAAGCTATATATCCCaatacaaaattgacaaatgtgtaTGATTTATGATTCCATATTAAAGAACATGTTAATCATAAACTTGCAAAGAATATTTCTGGTATTATTTGTGTGAAGAAGTTTTGTAAATTTGGAATTCTGTTAAGCTTTACTGTTGCACGATAGCATAATTTAGTTGCAATATTTCATTAGTAATTCTGGAGGGACACCTAATGGTGAAAATACCCAATAAAATCTGCTTATCAGCCTCATTCATGTGACCAGTTTCCAAATCTTCAATCCACCTCTATAATTGCATTTCTCAGTAGGGCCTATATTCAATTATTTTGTTGGAAGATCTTGTAATTAGGTCtaaaaaattattgttttattggcATAATCTGGTCTACACTAACTTTGGATGGGAACATTTTATTGGAAAATGAACCCACAATCAcacaatttggtgtttgttggaAAGAAAATGAGTAAAAAACACACTGCAGGATTTTCATGAGAGTAGCAGTGCTGCTACTATCGAGTACCAATGTCGGCCACTGGTACAGTATCATACTAAGCATTTACAAAGAACGTGTCATTTTTGGTTACATATTTTGTGCATCTATATCTATATGTAATCTAtctataaaatgaaataaataacttATCATCCAAGTAATCTATGGATGTAAGGATTTCAACCATAGCAAGCTTGCTTGCTGAGTAAGTTGATGATGATATCCGAATTGTCAAAATTGCTTCTTTTGGACcaattggatcagattgtgtcacacatGTTTGACAGTGGTACTTACTGTTGGGCAGTTTTTGGCCATATCCATCCAAGAGGAATAGCAAGCAGCACAGAAGGAATGCATGCATGGCTGTAAACTGTATAGATATAAAGCAAACAGAATATGtctcaaaataaaaataaccaaaacaattatggccatttaaaaaaatattatctttgtATTCCTCTGTAATCTGAAGAATAGCTTCACTGGTTGCACAGaagtccttcaacatgttcaagaccACCAAATAGTTTATGATGTATGTTTGATCCTTATAgagttagggattcaatcatgtttcactgttattcatcaccatttaacaatgatgcgtctgtgttgtctgtgtggtttacttcgagAGGGCAGCTaagagggcagctttagctgcctgagccaagtaaaccatgcagacgcgtgggacgcgagttgttaaacggtgatgaacaacaatgAAACATGATTGGATCCCTTTCAAcaagattatttcatgaggaattccaggcatgacaaattttacacgCTCACACGTAATGCGTATGCCTGCTTGCGTTCGCATATACACTATAATGTAaaatgtggattcatcacggattaacaacagtTGGCTCCTGTGCAAAGGtaaaggaagagttgttgaataacaCATCAACAATCTCCTTGATAAAATTATTCCTTGATTCACCTGTGCTCAAAATAGAGTTTTGTTCATGAGGACTATTTTGAGAAGAATCTATATGAAGAGCCTTGCGTGTACTTTTTGCCATCAACAAATATTTTTCACATGGGGTTATTTTgcgaaattatggggtaaaacaTCCTTTATAGCTTCTTCTATTTATGCCTTGACATATCCTATACATCTGTGTCTCTGCCTCAATATTATCTAGTTATCTTAGATAATaacttaggcaatagaaacaaattagttagatcttttgatcgaccatcgatgcttggtcgatccatattttttatgaaatcaattaaattactattgttaaattgtgataatatatgaatctttgcctgtattgacAATGATCAATATAGATTTAGCATTCATTCTgactaattataggttaataactgcgcattagttatttgacgggcattgtgaaaaatctaaacattttgcctttatgACATGGGCATTAAAGAAGTTGACAATGcattccaaagcaaaatgtttagatttttcataatgcccgacatataactgatgcaaagttattaaccgaattcataaccgtcacttttaactcatcactcaaccaaatctgaagattttattctccgaaatttgttgaaataaacaatttttatcaaaacttatatttcgcccttcaaaaagtcgaacagactaaaacggacttaccaattacagcattgcgcaatcacgccatgtgcaaatatggtagttgcgtgcgcgTATAGAGTTCGggcgcaacagatgcgcactacgcggaagtcattgtaccgcgtaagcatacgcggaggttattgatggatatcaataacctccgcgccggtacaCCGCAGTGTGCGTAAATCATCTAAcgaccaatttgattgggacgcaaatatggcgtaatacgcggaggttatgaattagtgttagttcattaataacaagcatcgaagcagcatcgacgatTGATCCGAAggtcgaacaaatttgtttctcgtGCCTTACCTGATGCAATCATGGAATATATCCTGGCATATACTACACATCAGTGTCTCCGCTATAGTATCCTGTGGTGATCCTTCCTCTGGTGTTGCATCACAATCTGCTGC includes:
- the LOC140164301 gene encoding uncharacterized protein, coding for MASSEELQYFDIEFHETLGQGGFGKVSRVTFKKPYKGYTEAVAKNVVDSNLQEYEILCKLNHPNIIKVLGKLTNGPINLIFFEYAIFGSLHDYLMQDPSAPTPEDLLRKWAKESALALQYLHNREILHRDLNVKNCLLFDEALLLKLTDFGLSCEINHSQTISNIMGTAPYLAPEIRNGHQGAVYSIYSDIYTYGMLLLEICTKQSPFAGLNQQQITAALGSTFGYKPRIPEECPGDLKDLILECLNQMKEERPTIKEVLLITDPIPKPPNCEDDDDLVLEKVVVPQQNGRDIHLHKMACFPNGDIFAEHEGIWSIISLKGRIKQVLNKSTEENQGETTEGASQSKKVKLTNQEDANQESPEKETTRGCVSYAAITHDGHIIVNKDSQSKKVSVFKKEGAFVSSFLTGPADMNIHSIIMGIAIDKAGKILIGDKERQIITIHDCPSGQLIDTISTKANPIGYGTVFAVNSKDQILYPTSLARKGWPLMVIDRSGNEVLQIIPRIGRFKVELTGIACDDKDNIFLGIWPDMRGIRRPFKIRPTDCHIHNYGSNGAFLRCIHNTMHYPRDLSILSNGMLVANCQFSFWVFSARKDNDDLASEHSVPHIKPEASDPAAWWNEISSHAISQQAQQPSRFGNPSTSYQRPRYPVNQTYFGNQFRSFGGSNLGFTYGGSTYGGPPYF